A single Paraburkholderia sp. D15 DNA region contains:
- a CDS encoding DUF445 domain-containing protein, which produces MNKAIELKKAKRTPLLLLLAAACVFVVTAFMPRGIWVDGIKAVAEAAMVGALADWFAVAALFRRVPIPVVSAHTAIIPRNKHKIADNLAVFVQDRFLDVPSLVGLIKKHDPAHSITRWLTEPANTARLGDYVVKLTGGILDVTDDVRIQSFIKDALRDVLARVDLSQSMGSILDTLTRDGRHQELLDAGIEQVVALLREEQAREFIAERIVEWVKGEYPKLEKILPSAWLGEKGAEALANAVNRMLEQISENPAHALREKFDEAAHKLIDKLKTDPAFLQKGEDLKRYLLEGEALGVYVKDMWGELRAWLKRDLQRADSALHARVMAMGQWVGRELAHDPALRQSLNDHLEDAARTMAPEFAAFLTRHISDTVKNWDSREMSRQIELNIGKDLQYIRINGTIVGGFIGLLLYASSLLFDVLRSHI; this is translated from the coding sequence ATGAATAAAGCAATCGAACTGAAGAAGGCCAAGCGGACGCCGTTACTGCTGTTGCTCGCGGCCGCCTGCGTTTTTGTCGTCACCGCGTTCATGCCGCGCGGCATCTGGGTGGACGGCATCAAGGCCGTGGCCGAAGCCGCGATGGTCGGCGCACTCGCCGACTGGTTCGCGGTGGCCGCGCTGTTTCGCCGCGTGCCGATTCCGGTGGTGTCCGCGCATACCGCGATCATTCCGCGCAACAAGCACAAGATCGCCGACAATCTCGCGGTGTTCGTGCAGGACAGGTTTCTCGACGTGCCTTCGCTGGTCGGGCTGATCAAGAAGCACGACCCGGCGCACAGCATCACCCGCTGGCTCACCGAGCCGGCCAATACCGCGCGTCTGGGCGACTACGTGGTCAAGCTCACCGGCGGCATTCTCGACGTGACCGACGACGTGCGCATCCAGAGCTTCATCAAGGACGCGCTGCGCGACGTGCTGGCCAGGGTCGATCTCTCGCAGTCGATGGGTTCGATCCTCGACACGCTGACCAGGGACGGCCGCCATCAGGAACTGCTCGACGCCGGCATCGAACAGGTGGTGGCGCTGCTGCGCGAAGAGCAGGCGCGCGAGTTCATCGCGGAGCGCATCGTCGAATGGGTCAAGGGCGAATACCCGAAGCTGGAGAAAATCCTGCCGTCCGCGTGGCTCGGCGAGAAAGGCGCGGAGGCGCTCGCCAACGCGGTCAACCGCATGCTGGAGCAGATCAGCGAAAACCCGGCGCACGCGTTGCGCGAGAAGTTCGACGAGGCCGCGCACAAGCTGATCGACAAGCTCAAGACCGACCCCGCGTTCCTGCAGAAGGGCGAGGACCTGAAGCGCTATCTGCTGGAAGGCGAAGCGCTCGGCGTGTATGTGAAGGACATGTGGGGCGAATTGCGCGCATGGCTCAAGCGCGACCTGCAACGCGCGGACTCGGCGCTGCATGCCCGCGTGATGGCGATGGGCCAGTGGGTCGGCCGCGAACTCGCGCACGATCCCGCGCTGCGGCAATCGTTGAACGATCATCTCGAAGACGCCGCGCGGACGATGGCGCCGGAATTCGCCGCGTTCCTCACGCGGCATATCAGCGATACGGTCAAGAACTGGGACTCGCGCGAGATGTCGCGGCAGATCGAGCTGAACATCGGCAAGGATCTGCAATACATTCGCATCAACGGGACGATCGTCGGCGGGTTTATCGGGTTGCTGCTGTATGCGAGTTCGCTGCTGTTCGACGTGCTGCGCTCGCACATCTAG
- a CDS encoding AI-2E family transporter: MKISLPPPHGPHGRPNRVYPPGTPSLHGLASVITGVVVVSGLYFGRAVLIPITLSVLLSFLLAPLVQMLRRLHMGHLPSIFIAVLFALASLLAVGALITAQLVQLAGDLPQYQVAIEQKIETVQEKTVGRADSLMSRAAATLQRVAPSKPAPPRLTGRAARNAPPVPTPVEVHEPSPTPMQLAQRALSPAIAPIETTFIVLVVTIFILLQREDLRDRLISLFGSRDLHRTTTAINDAAVRLSRYFVAQLGVNLSAGGVIAIGLAIIGVPGALLFGVIAALLRFVPYIGIWIAAILAVFLAAAIQPQWTMAVYTLILFIVVDVVAGQIAEPLLYGHRSGLSPLAVVVAAIFWSWLWGPIGLVLSTPLTLCVVTLGRYADRLNFLTVLLGDQPALTPAQNFYQRLLADDPHEAIVQAERLLREMSLLDYYDKVALEGLKLARNDAMRGVLMPDQLQRINDALVDIVENLEVADGVPDRLSRPDAADGGNFPPMPGAPASASGNPSERHDSHIAAHPQLRQGGEKTAVLCVPGRGAFDEVTTAVAVQLLGRHGLAPMMATHSGYRSARADEPSFKDTPIICIVSLDAPESPPYLRNMLRRTREWRPRATLVVGVGGAPEGGMEAGSTSATHTAPTFRAMIEECQASSMQHARQVSHVGGAD, translated from the coding sequence ATGAAAATATCGTTGCCGCCGCCCCATGGGCCGCATGGGCGGCCGAATCGCGTCTACCCGCCGGGTACGCCGAGTCTGCATGGCCTCGCCTCGGTGATTACCGGCGTGGTGGTGGTCAGCGGGCTTTACTTCGGCCGCGCGGTGCTGATTCCGATCACGCTGTCGGTGCTGCTGAGCTTTCTGCTCGCGCCGCTCGTGCAGATGTTGCGCCGCTTGCATATGGGCCATCTGCCGTCGATCTTCATCGCCGTGCTGTTCGCCCTCGCCAGCCTGCTTGCGGTCGGCGCGCTGATCACCGCGCAGCTCGTGCAACTGGCCGGCGACCTGCCGCAGTACCAGGTGGCGATCGAACAGAAGATCGAGACCGTGCAGGAGAAGACCGTCGGCCGGGCCGATTCGCTGATGAGCCGGGCCGCCGCGACCTTGCAGCGGGTCGCGCCGTCCAAGCCGGCGCCGCCGCGTCTGACCGGCCGCGCCGCGCGCAATGCGCCGCCCGTGCCGACGCCGGTCGAAGTGCACGAACCCTCTCCTACCCCGATGCAACTCGCGCAGCGTGCGCTCTCGCCGGCCATCGCGCCGATCGAGACGACCTTCATCGTGCTGGTGGTGACGATCTTCATCCTGCTGCAGCGCGAGGATCTGCGCGACCGGCTGATCAGTCTGTTCGGCTCACGCGACCTGCATCGCACCACCACGGCGATCAACGACGCGGCCGTGCGCCTGAGCCGCTATTTCGTCGCGCAACTGGGCGTAAACCTCAGTGCGGGCGGCGTGATCGCGATCGGACTCGCGATCATCGGCGTGCCGGGCGCGTTGCTGTTCGGCGTGATCGCCGCGCTGCTGCGCTTCGTGCCGTATATCGGCATCTGGATCGCGGCGATCCTCGCGGTGTTTCTCGCCGCCGCGATCCAGCCGCAGTGGACCATGGCGGTTTATACGCTGATCCTGTTCATCGTTGTCGACGTGGTGGCCGGGCAGATCGCCGAGCCGCTGCTGTACGGGCATCGCTCGGGGCTGTCGCCGCTCGCGGTGGTGGTCGCGGCGATTTTCTGGAGCTGGCTGTGGGGGCCGATCGGCCTCGTGCTGTCCACGCCGTTGACCTTGTGCGTGGTCACGCTCGGCCGTTACGCCGATCGTCTGAACTTTCTGACCGTGCTGCTCGGCGACCAGCCCGCGCTCACGCCCGCGCAGAATTTCTATCAGCGGCTGCTCGCGGACGATCCGCACGAAGCGATCGTGCAGGCCGAGCGTCTGCTGCGCGAGATGTCGCTGCTCGACTACTACGACAAGGTCGCGCTCGAAGGGCTCAAGCTCGCGCGCAACGACGCGATGCGCGGCGTGCTGATGCCCGACCAGTTGCAGCGGATCAACGATGCGCTGGTCGATATCGTCGAGAACCTGGAGGTGGCCGACGGCGTGCCGGACCGCCTGTCGCGGCCGGACGCGGCGGACGGCGGCAATTTTCCGCCGATGCCCGGCGCACCGGCATCGGCCTCGGGCAATCCGTCGGAACGGCACGACAGCCACATCGCGGCGCATCCCCAACTGCGCCAGGGCGGCGAGAAAACCGCCGTGCTCTGCGTGCCCGGCCGCGGCGCGTTCGACGAGGTCACGACCGCCGTCGCCGTGCAACTGCTCGGCCGCCATGGCCTCGCGCCGATGATGGCCACGCACTCCGGCTACCGCAGCGCACGCGCCGACGAACCGAGCTTCAAGGACACGCCGATCATCTGCATCGTCTCGCTGGATGCGCCGGAATCGCCGCCGTATCTGCGCAACATGTTGCGCAGAACGCGCGAATGGCGGCCCCGCGCGACGCTGGTGGTCGGCGTCGGCGGAGCGCCGGAGGGAGGCATGGAAGCGGGCTCGACCAGCGCGACGCATACCGCGCCCACGTTCCGCGCGATGATCGAGGAATGTCAGGCGTCCAGCATGCAGCATGCGCGGCAGGTTTCGCATGTGGGTGGCGCGGACTGA
- a CDS encoding DNA repair exonuclease has translation MIRFLHTADWQIGTQFGQFEPDEATHLAEARFETVRRIAAEAAARKVDAVLVAGDVFDLQTVSDTVIRRLFGALQGFSGPWIMLPGNHDAALVESVWTRAQRLNCIAANVRVVLEPGVVLLDACRCALLCAPLTQRITYDDTTGFFDQTETPDGYRRVGLAHGSVGGILQDGIDSSNPIAPTRAVSARLDYLALGDWHGHLRVDERTWYAGTHEQDRFRGNEPGFVLDVTIGESSDANAGAAPVVEPVRVGRYRWHRWDVTIDVPTDVDALKARLAELGDDDVLRVAVGGTTALAEAESIRVALDETRARVRALRVDVSGLQVLPTADDLAGLGAQSGYLAKVVARLRGLQEDPQSDPQQVKRAAQALLLLARFQRELPREARSA, from the coding sequence GTGATCAGGTTTCTGCACACCGCGGACTGGCAGATCGGCACGCAGTTCGGCCAGTTCGAGCCGGACGAGGCGACGCATCTCGCCGAGGCGCGCTTCGAGACCGTGCGCCGCATCGCCGCCGAAGCCGCCGCGCGCAAGGTGGACGCGGTGCTGGTCGCGGGCGACGTGTTCGATCTGCAAACGGTGTCGGACACGGTGATCCGCCGTTTGTTCGGCGCGCTGCAGGGCTTCAGCGGCCCCTGGATCATGCTGCCCGGCAATCACGACGCGGCGCTGGTCGAGAGCGTGTGGACGCGCGCGCAGCGCTTGAACTGCATTGCGGCGAACGTGCGCGTGGTGCTCGAACCCGGCGTGGTGTTGCTGGATGCATGCCGCTGCGCGCTGCTGTGCGCGCCGCTCACCCAGCGCATCACCTACGACGACACCACCGGTTTCTTCGACCAGACGGAAACGCCGGACGGCTATCGTCGCGTCGGGCTCGCGCACGGCAGCGTCGGCGGCATCCTGCAGGACGGCATCGACTCGTCGAATCCGATCGCGCCCACGCGCGCGGTCAGCGCGCGCCTCGACTATCTGGCGCTGGGCGACTGGCACGGCCATCTGCGGGTCGACGAACGCACGTGGTACGCGGGCACGCATGAGCAGGACCGCTTTCGCGGCAACGAACCGGGCTTCGTGCTCGACGTGACGATCGGCGAGAGCAGCGACGCCAACGCGGGCGCCGCGCCGGTCGTCGAGCCCGTGCGGGTCGGCCGTTACCGGTGGCACCGCTGGGACGTGACGATCGACGTGCCGACCGACGTCGACGCGCTCAAGGCGCGGCTCGCCGAACTCGGCGACGACGACGTGCTGCGTGTCGCGGTCGGCGGCACGACGGCGCTGGCGGAGGCCGAATCGATCCGCGTTGCGCTCGACGAAACGCGCGCCCGCGTGCGTGCGCTGCGTGTCGATGTCAGCGGCCTGCAGGTACTGCCGACCGCCGACGATCTCGCCGGACTCGGCGCGCAAAGCGGCTATCTCGCGAAGGTGGTCGCCCGCCTGCGCGGCTTGCAGGAAGACCCGCAATCCGACCCGCAACAGGTCAAGCGCGCGGCGCAAGCGTTACTGCTTCTGGCGCGCTTTCAACGTGAACTGCCGCGCGAAGCGAGGTCCGCATGA
- the cobJ gene encoding precorrin-3B C(17)-methyltransferase: MARMNTPPAIVILGAGALDSARRIQARYPGSLVHALQGRVQADVAYAELGAQLRDLYASGTPIVALCAAGIVIRCVAPLLTNKGVEPPVLAVAEDGSAVVPLLGGLAGVNVMAREIAAAFDVPPAITTSGELRFGTCVLNPPDGYVLADLGQGKRFVSDLLAGERTRIEGEAPWLDDAQLPRSDSARLAIRVTPRAWDGRADELVIHPRSVVAAVVGVGATGTEGTKDAAGSAAEAIVATVRAALNAHGLAALSLAALLAPAGRMTDSALAEAAATLNAPLRFARPRPEDGEPPSSLLHAALRIPYQTLHDDAQAGIALALSALAVDANTIGIARGRLTVIGLGPGRADLMVPAARRALAEATDVLGYDTYVKMAGPFRAGQRVHGTDNREELQRARHAFELASAGGSVVMVSSGDPGVFAMAAAVLEALEAAGDADDAWSAVELNIVPGVSAALATAAQAGAPLGHDFCMLSLSDNLKPWSVIETRLRHAAEADLVMAFYNPISRARPWQLDKALDIVRGYRSAATEVVLGRDIGRPGGTLRTLTLGELRSDDVDMRTMVIVGSSTTRRFSTGAAGGDWVYTPRWYAAPDVSRR, translated from the coding sequence CGAACTCGGCGCGCAATTGCGCGATCTGTACGCGAGCGGCACGCCGATCGTCGCGCTGTGCGCGGCGGGCATCGTGATCCGCTGCGTCGCGCCGCTGCTGACGAACAAGGGCGTCGAACCGCCGGTGCTGGCCGTCGCCGAGGACGGCAGCGCGGTCGTACCGCTGCTCGGCGGACTCGCCGGCGTCAACGTGATGGCGCGCGAGATCGCCGCCGCGTTCGACGTGCCGCCCGCGATCACCACGAGCGGCGAATTGCGCTTCGGCACCTGCGTGCTGAATCCGCCGGACGGCTACGTACTCGCGGATCTCGGCCAGGGCAAGCGCTTCGTGTCGGATCTGCTGGCGGGTGAGCGCACGCGTATCGAAGGCGAAGCGCCGTGGCTCGACGACGCGCAGTTGCCGCGCTCGGATTCGGCACGGCTCGCGATTCGTGTGACGCCCCGCGCGTGGGATGGACGTGCCGACGAGCTGGTGATTCATCCGCGTAGTGTGGTGGCGGCGGTGGTGGGTGTGGGTGCAACGGGTACTGAGGGTACTAAGGATGCTGCCGGGTCCGCCGCCGAGGCGATCGTGGCGACCGTACGCGCCGCGTTGAACGCCCACGGCCTCGCGGCGTTGTCGCTTGCCGCGCTGCTCGCCCCAGCCGGCCGCATGACGGACTCCGCGCTCGCCGAAGCCGCCGCGACGCTGAACGCGCCGCTACGCTTCGCGCGTCCCCGTCCCGAGGACGGCGAGCCGCCCAGCAGCCTGCTGCATGCCGCGCTGCGCATCCCGTACCAAACGCTGCACGACGATGCGCAAGCCGGCATTGCCCTGGCGCTGTCCGCGCTGGCCGTCGACGCGAACACGATCGGCATCGCGCGCGGCCGTCTGACGGTGATCGGCCTCGGCCCCGGCCGCGCCGATCTGATGGTGCCGGCTGCGCGCCGTGCGCTCGCCGAAGCGACCGACGTTCTCGGCTACGACACCTACGTGAAGATGGCCGGTCCATTCCGCGCCGGCCAGCGCGTGCATGGCACCGACAATCGCGAGGAACTGCAACGCGCGCGTCACGCGTTCGAGCTGGCGAGCGCGGGCGGCTCGGTGGTGATGGTGTCGTCGGGCGACCCCGGCGTGTTCGCGATGGCCGCGGCCGTCCTCGAAGCGCTCGAAGCCGCCGGCGACGCTGACGACGCCTGGTCCGCCGTCGAGCTGAACATCGTGCCGGGCGTATCGGCCGCGCTCGCGACCGCCGCGCAGGCGGGCGCGCCGCTGGGTCACGACTTCTGCATGCTGTCGCTGTCGGACAATCTGAAGCCGTGGAGCGTGATCGAGACACGTCTGCGCCATGCCGCCGAGGCGGATCTGGTGATGGCGTTCTACAACCCGATCTCGCGCGCGCGTCCGTGGCAACTGGACAAGGCGCTCGACATCGTGCGCGGCTACCGCAGCGCCGCGACCGAAGTGGTGCTGGGGCGCGATATCGGCAGACCGGGCGGCACGCTGCGCACGCTGACGCTCGGCGAACTGCGCTCGGACGACGTGGATATGCGCACGATGGTGATCGTCGGTTCGTCGACCACGCGACGATTTTCGACGGGCGCGGCGGGCGGCGATTGGGTCTATACGCCGAGGTGGTATGCCGCCCCGGACGTATCGCGTCGCTAG
- a CDS encoding AAA family ATPase, with the protein MKLESIAIQEFKQFAGRIVIDDLQPGLNLFTGPNEAGKSTIAEAVRAVFLERYKASHLKDLLPWGKASGQPSVEVSFDLDGAACRLSKQFVTRQRCELKIGQSVFGEDEAEDKLAALLGFSRAARGPLKPENAGVPGLLWVQQGDTQDVRDSTGHAAQYLRDALSQLSGGSESAGEDALIAAVQRELRLLLTARTQKSTGALAEAEQTLAKLIEERDELQQQRLQFEENIARLATQQETFDDVERKRPWEAHEQKALAAQRRAEAAAELERGLKELKTAVALSEAQLALSLQQERDAVEREAAVARERQQLNAERAAVAAAQADYDDAVAKSAQLEQAASAAGRALELANAAVTAADLRSQIGLHDTERKRLDDAIGAAAAANDAVLKATREAASVEIDEAMLKRLAKLDSERTVLRARTDAAMTRIEYRLNGAITIDDAKVSGEGVLRVDEEKRIGLGELGELRVIPGVSDLSAQRAELASLDAHYAQALQTLGVASLGEGEARLEQWKALVAQQKSYATMLSAHAPQGIDTLRAALASVDARWQASNERLKSLPDVSGALPLDDARRDAEIARDALDAARKVLGAAAEKKTTGVANVESLAAQLQRKEAQLNDETFRADRAKWQTRIVEQRVQVDALKTQQAARERELQDARLDDPAAEATRYRTSAELARREQHERQVRIAQLRSQLETVGASGLGERLAVIEARVEQASRRKDELSLRAGALSLLDEVLVDERDAAVAQLRAPLTERLGHYLRRIFPQSTIALGDDLSPATLDRYGRADTLDALSFGTREQLGILTRLAYADLLKASGRPTLLMLDDAAVHTDAARRDAIKRALLDAATRHQILVFTCHPELWDDLGVRQRSIDDLKAAALAA; encoded by the coding sequence ATGAAGCTGGAAAGTATCGCAATTCAGGAATTCAAGCAGTTCGCCGGCCGCATCGTGATCGACGATCTGCAGCCGGGTCTGAATCTGTTCACCGGCCCGAACGAGGCCGGCAAAAGCACCATCGCCGAGGCCGTGCGCGCGGTGTTTCTCGAGCGCTACAAGGCGTCGCATCTGAAGGATCTGCTGCCGTGGGGCAAGGCGAGCGGGCAGCCTTCGGTGGAGGTCAGTTTCGATCTCGATGGCGCCGCGTGCCGTCTGTCGAAGCAGTTCGTCACGCGTCAGCGCTGCGAGTTGAAGATCGGCCAGAGCGTGTTCGGCGAGGACGAAGCCGAGGACAAGCTCGCGGCATTGCTCGGTTTTTCGCGCGCCGCGCGTGGGCCGCTGAAGCCGGAGAACGCGGGCGTGCCCGGTTTGTTGTGGGTGCAACAAGGCGACACCCAGGACGTGCGCGATTCGACCGGACATGCGGCGCAATATCTGCGCGATGCGTTGTCGCAGTTGTCGGGCGGCAGCGAATCGGCGGGTGAGGATGCGCTGATCGCCGCCGTGCAGCGCGAGCTCCGGCTGCTGCTCACCGCGCGCACGCAGAAGTCCACCGGCGCGCTGGCGGAAGCGGAACAGACGCTGGCCAAATTGATCGAGGAGCGCGACGAACTGCAACAGCAGCGGTTGCAGTTCGAAGAGAACATCGCGCGCCTCGCCACCCAGCAGGAAACCTTCGACGACGTCGAGCGCAAGCGCCCGTGGGAAGCGCACGAGCAGAAGGCGCTGGCGGCGCAGCGGCGCGCCGAGGCCGCGGCGGAACTCGAACGCGGATTGAAGGAACTGAAAACGGCCGTGGCGTTGAGCGAGGCGCAACTGGCACTGTCGTTGCAGCAGGAACGCGATGCGGTGGAGCGGGAAGCGGCGGTCGCCCGCGAGCGCCAGCAGCTCAACGCGGAGCGGGCCGCTGTCGCGGCGGCGCAGGCCGACTACGACGACGCGGTCGCGAAGTCCGCGCAACTGGAGCAGGCCGCGAGCGCGGCCGGCCGCGCGCTCGAACTCGCGAACGCGGCGGTGACGGCGGCCGATCTGCGCAGCCAGATCGGCCTGCACGACACCGAACGCAAGCGGCTCGACGACGCGATCGGCGCGGCGGCCGCCGCCAACGACGCGGTGCTGAAAGCGACGCGTGAAGCCGCATCGGTCGAAATCGACGAGGCGATGCTCAAGCGGCTCGCGAAACTCGACAGCGAACGGACCGTGCTGCGCGCGCGGACCGACGCGGCGATGACGCGCATCGAGTATCGCTTGAACGGCGCGATCACCATCGACGATGCGAAGGTCAGCGGCGAAGGCGTGCTGCGCGTCGATGAAGAGAAACGCATTGGCCTTGGCGAACTCGGCGAATTGCGGGTGATTCCGGGCGTGTCGGATCTGTCCGCGCAACGCGCCGAACTGGCGTCGCTCGACGCCCATTACGCACAGGCCTTGCAGACGCTCGGCGTCGCGTCGCTCGGCGAGGGCGAGGCGAGGCTCGAACAATGGAAGGCGCTGGTCGCGCAGCAGAAGAGTTACGCGACGATGTTGAGCGCGCACGCGCCGCAAGGTATCGATACGTTGCGCGCCGCGTTGGCCTCGGTGGACGCCCGGTGGCAGGCGTCGAATGAACGGTTGAAGAGTCTGCCGGACGTATCAGGCGCGCTGCCGCTCGACGACGCGCGCCGCGACGCCGAGATCGCCCGCGACGCGCTGGACGCCGCGCGCAAGGTGCTGGGCGCGGCGGCGGAAAAAAAGACCACCGGCGTGGCGAATGTCGAATCGCTGGCCGCGCAGTTGCAGCGCAAGGAAGCGCAACTGAACGACGAGACGTTCCGCGCGGACCGCGCGAAATGGCAGACCCGGATCGTCGAACAACGCGTGCAGGTCGATGCGTTGAAGACGCAGCAGGCGGCTCGCGAACGCGAGTTGCAGGATGCGCGTCTCGACGATCCGGCCGCCGAGGCGACGCGGTATCGCACGTCGGCGGAACTGGCGCGTCGCGAGCAGCACGAGCGTCAGGTGCGGATCGCGCAATTGCGCAGTCAGTTGGAAACCGTCGGCGCGTCGGGGCTCGGTGAACGGCTTGCGGTGATCGAGGCGCGCGTCGAACAGGCGAGCCGTCGCAAGGACGAATTGAGTTTGCGGGCCGGCGCGCTGAGTCTGCTCGACGAGGTGCTGGTCGACGAACGCGACGCAGCGGTCGCGCAACTGCGCGCGCCGTTGACCGAACGCCTTGGGCACTACCTGCGGCGGATTTTTCCACAATCGACGATCGCGCTCGGCGACGATCTGAGTCCCGCCACGCTCGACCGTTACGGCCGCGCGGATACGCTCGACGCACTGAGCTTCGGCACGCGCGAACAACTCGGCATCCTGACGCGGCTCGCGTACGCGGACCTGCTGAAGGCCTCGGGCCGCCCCACGCTGCTGATGCTCGACGACGCGGCCGTGCACACCGACGCCGCGCGTCGCGACGCGATCAAGCGCGCATTGCTCGATGCGGCGACACGGCATCAGATTCTGGTGTTCACGTGTCACCCGGAGTTGTGGGACGACCTCGGCGTGCGGCAGCGGTCGATCGACGATCTGAAGGCGGCGGCGCTGGCCGCTTAG